In Microcoleus sp. FACHB-672, one DNA window encodes the following:
- the speE gene encoding polyamine aminopropyltransferase: MAGSELRADIWISEYITPWDIYVHGVTRVLAYKKTDFQEMYVVETGAYGKGLVLDGKWQSCTGDEFLYHEPLVHPAMIFHGEPKKVLVLGGGEGATVREVLRWKTVEKVAMIDIDGEVVEACRQHLPEMHQNAFDDPRTEVVIGDALHFLDTTDDRWDVVISDLSDPIESGPSFQLFTKEYFEKVQRVLSPNGFFVVQAGPVSPSEMKLHARIVRTLNSVFPNVKSYTSYIPTYGSPWGFAVASASPINTRPEPEKIDEILAKQTTGGLRMFDGTTLLGILQVPGHLRRAIESETQVYTMAEPPKFFGKGSVSQGANG, from the coding sequence ATGGCCGGTAGTGAGCTTCGTGCCGATATTTGGATCAGCGAGTACATTACGCCTTGGGACATTTATGTTCACGGGGTAACGCGAGTCCTCGCCTACAAAAAAACTGATTTTCAAGAAATGTACGTCGTGGAAACCGGCGCTTACGGCAAAGGACTGGTGCTCGACGGCAAATGGCAATCATGCACCGGCGACGAGTTTCTCTACCACGAGCCACTCGTACACCCCGCTATGATATTTCACGGGGAACCGAAAAAAGTGCTTGTCCTTGGCGGTGGTGAAGGCGCGACAGTGAGGGAAGTGCTGCGCTGGAAAACCGTTGAGAAAGTTGCCATGATTGACATTGATGGCGAAGTGGTGGAAGCTTGCCGCCAGCATTTGCCAGAAATGCACCAAAATGCATTTGATGATCCTCGTACCGAAGTTGTTATCGGTGACGCTTTGCATTTCTTAGATACCACCGATGATCGGTGGGATGTCGTCATTTCCGATCTTTCCGATCCTATCGAATCTGGCCCATCTTTCCAGCTATTTACCAAGGAATATTTCGAGAAAGTCCAGCGCGTGCTCTCACCAAACGGGTTTTTTGTTGTGCAAGCAGGGCCGGTTTCTCCGTCTGAAATGAAGCTTCACGCTCGCATTGTGCGAACCTTAAATTCGGTTTTCCCCAATGTAAAATCTTACACCAGCTACATCCCTACCTATGGATCTCCTTGGGGTTTTGCGGTTGCCTCAGCCTCGCCAATTAATACTCGTCCTGAACCGGAAAAAATTGACGAGATTTTGGCTAAACAGACCACAGGCGGTTTGCGAATGTTTGACGGCACCACTTTGTTGGGAATTTTACAGGTGCCGGGTCATTTGCGGCGAGCAATTGAATCAGAAACCCAAGTTTATACAATGGCAGAACCTCCAAAGTTTTTTGGCAAGGGATCTGTGAGTCAAGGCGCGAATGGTTAA